From the Lathyrus oleraceus cultivar Zhongwan6 chromosome 4, CAAS_Psat_ZW6_1.0, whole genome shotgun sequence genome, one window contains:
- the LOC127076025 gene encoding common plant regulatory factor 1 isoform X2, whose product MGNSEDGKSVKTERPSSPVTTDETNQINQPNIHVYPDWAAMQAYYGQRVNIPPYFNSAVASGHPPHPYMWGPPQPMMHPYGPPYAPFYSHGGVYTHPGVAIGTSSHGQGIPSSPAAGTPASIETPTKSPGNSDRGLIKKLKGFDGLAMSIGNGNVESAEHGAENRLSRSVDTEGSSDGSDGNTTRINGTRKRTRDETPTTTDGKGKTLMQNSPVSKEIAASKMMVPVTQTSVAEKFVGPVLSSCMTTALELRNPSTVPTGAPQPCGVLPPEPWMQNERELKRERRKQSNRESARRSRLRKQAEAEELARRVDALTAENLALKSEINEFTENSEKLKIENATLKEKLKNTQLEQTEETILNSIDKRATPVSTENLLSRVNNSNSGDRTAEEENGFCENKPNSGVKLHQLLDANPRANAVAAS is encoded by the exons ATGGGAAACAGTGAGGATGGAAAATCCGTTAAGACTGAAAGGCCTTCTTCACCAGTAACAACT GATGAGACCAATCAAATCAACCAGCCTAACATTCATGTCTATCCTGATTGGGCTGCCATGCAG GCATATTATGGGCAAAGAGTCAACATTCCACCATACTTCAACTCAGCCGTTGCTTCTGGTCATCCTCCTCACCCATACATGTGGGGACCACCACAG CCTATGATGCATCCATATGGGCCGCCGTATGCACCATTTTATTCACATGGAGGGGTTTATACTCACCCCGGGGTTGCCATC GGTACAAGTTCACATGGCCAAGGAATTCCGTCTTCACCCGCT GCTGGGACTCCTGCAAGCATAGAGACACCAACCAAATCACCTGGAAACAGTGATCGGGgtttaataaaaaaattgaaaggATTTGACGGGCTTGCCATGTCAATAGGCAATGGCAATGTTGAGAGTGCTGAGCATGGAGCGGAAAATCGGCTATCTCGGAG TGTGGATACTGAGGGTTCCAGTGATGGAAGTGATGGCAACACTACAAGG ATCAACGGAACAAGGAAAAGAACCCGGGACGAAACACCAACAACCACTG ATGGAAAAGGGAAAACTTTGATGCAAAATAGTCCAGTTTCTAAAGAGATTGCAGCTTCCAAAATGATGGTGCCAGTTACCCAAACCAGTGTTGCAGAAAAGTTTGTTGGACCTGTACTTTCTTCATGTATGACCACAGCACTGGAGCTGAGGAACCCTTCAACTGTTCCCACTGGTGCTCCACAACCTTGTGGAGTTTTGCCTCCCGAACCTTGGATGCAG AATGAGCGTGAGCTGAAACGAGAGAGGAGGAAACAATCAAACCGTGAATCTGCTAGAAGGTCCAGGCTGAGGAAGCAG GCTGAGGCTGAAGAATTGGCACGAAGAGTTGATGCATTGACTGCTGAGAATTTGGCGCTGAAATCGGAAATAAATGAATTTACTGAAAACTCTGAGAAGCTGAAGATAGAAAATGCTACATTAAAG GAAAAGCTGAAAAACACTCAACTGGAACAGACAGAAGAGACAATTTTGAATAGCATTGACAAGAGAGCTACACCTGTAAGTACAGAAAACTTGCTATCAAGAGTTAATAATTCAAACTCTGGTGATAGAACTGCAGAGGAAGAGAATGGTTTCTGTGAGAACAAACCTAATTCTGGTGTAAAACTGCATCAACTACTTGATGCAAACCCTAGAGCTAATGCTGTGGCAGCTAGTTGA
- the LOC127076025 gene encoding common plant regulatory factor 1 isoform X1 — MGNSEDGKSVKTERPSSPVTTDETNQINQPNIHVYPDWAAMQAYYGQRVNIPPYFNSAVASGHPPHPYMWGPPQPMMHPYGPPYAPFYSHGGVYTHPGVAIGTSSHGQGIPSSPAGTMQAGTPASIETPTKSPGNSDRGLIKKLKGFDGLAMSIGNGNVESAEHGAENRLSRSVDTEGSSDGSDGNTTRINGTRKRTRDETPTTTDGKGKTLMQNSPVSKEIAASKMMVPVTQTSVAEKFVGPVLSSCMTTALELRNPSTVPTGAPQPCGVLPPEPWMQNERELKRERRKQSNRESARRSRLRKQAEAEELARRVDALTAENLALKSEINEFTENSEKLKIENATLKEKLKNTQLEQTEETILNSIDKRATPVSTENLLSRVNNSNSGDRTAEEENGFCENKPNSGVKLHQLLDANPRANAVAAS; from the exons ATGGGAAACAGTGAGGATGGAAAATCCGTTAAGACTGAAAGGCCTTCTTCACCAGTAACAACT GATGAGACCAATCAAATCAACCAGCCTAACATTCATGTCTATCCTGATTGGGCTGCCATGCAG GCATATTATGGGCAAAGAGTCAACATTCCACCATACTTCAACTCAGCCGTTGCTTCTGGTCATCCTCCTCACCCATACATGTGGGGACCACCACAG CCTATGATGCATCCATATGGGCCGCCGTATGCACCATTTTATTCACATGGAGGGGTTTATACTCACCCCGGGGTTGCCATC GGTACAAGTTCACATGGCCAAGGAATTCCGTCTTCACCCGCT GGAACTATGCAGGCTGGGACTCCTGCAAGCATAGAGACACCAACCAAATCACCTGGAAACAGTGATCGGGgtttaataaaaaaattgaaaggATTTGACGGGCTTGCCATGTCAATAGGCAATGGCAATGTTGAGAGTGCTGAGCATGGAGCGGAAAATCGGCTATCTCGGAG TGTGGATACTGAGGGTTCCAGTGATGGAAGTGATGGCAACACTACAAGG ATCAACGGAACAAGGAAAAGAACCCGGGACGAAACACCAACAACCACTG ATGGAAAAGGGAAAACTTTGATGCAAAATAGTCCAGTTTCTAAAGAGATTGCAGCTTCCAAAATGATGGTGCCAGTTACCCAAACCAGTGTTGCAGAAAAGTTTGTTGGACCTGTACTTTCTTCATGTATGACCACAGCACTGGAGCTGAGGAACCCTTCAACTGTTCCCACTGGTGCTCCACAACCTTGTGGAGTTTTGCCTCCCGAACCTTGGATGCAG AATGAGCGTGAGCTGAAACGAGAGAGGAGGAAACAATCAAACCGTGAATCTGCTAGAAGGTCCAGGCTGAGGAAGCAG GCTGAGGCTGAAGAATTGGCACGAAGAGTTGATGCATTGACTGCTGAGAATTTGGCGCTGAAATCGGAAATAAATGAATTTACTGAAAACTCTGAGAAGCTGAAGATAGAAAATGCTACATTAAAG GAAAAGCTGAAAAACACTCAACTGGAACAGACAGAAGAGACAATTTTGAATAGCATTGACAAGAGAGCTACACCTGTAAGTACAGAAAACTTGCTATCAAGAGTTAATAATTCAAACTCTGGTGATAGAACTGCAGAGGAAGAGAATGGTTTCTGTGAGAACAAACCTAATTCTGGTGTAAAACTGCATCAACTACTTGATGCAAACCCTAGAGCTAATGCTGTGGCAGCTAGTTGA